The proteins below come from a single Lactobacillus johnsonii genomic window:
- a CDS encoding glycerol-3-phosphate acyltransferase — protein MDEFVSLVIGYFLGNILFAMIVTKIFLHKDPTKYGSGNPGTANVGAVFGKKWGILTCIGDLAKTLAALLIVYFIYHGNRLDLSFAGLGVVLGHSFPFWNHFKGGKGVAVTALWIVFFDWRAGLIALLIGLFLVIIMKNLTIPPLVYMLGFSIFTWINFGWEQGLIFLIATLIMIFQFRKDIVDFFTGKGKRVDVLVTIKKKLGIYK, from the coding sequence ATGGATGAATTTGTCTCGCTAGTAATAGGATATTTCCTCGGAAATATCCTTTTTGCTATGATTGTTACAAAAATATTTTTGCATAAAGATCCGACTAAATACGGTTCTGGTAATCCAGGAACGGCTAATGTCGGAGCAGTTTTTGGTAAAAAATGGGGTATTCTGACTTGCATTGGTGATTTAGCCAAAACTTTAGCTGCTTTGTTAATTGTTTACTTTATTTATCATGGTAATCGTCTAGATTTGTCTTTTGCAGGTCTTGGAGTGGTTTTAGGACATTCTTTCCCATTTTGGAATCATTTTAAGGGTGGTAAAGGAGTAGCAGTCACTGCTTTGTGGATTGTCTTTTTTGATTGGAGAGCGGGCTTAATTGCTTTATTAATTGGCCTATTTTTAGTCATTATTATGAAGAACCTTACTATACCACCGTTGGTCTATATGTTAGGATTCAGCATTTTTACTTGGATTAATTTTGGCTGGGAACAAGGGTTAATCTTTTTAATTGCTACCTTAATCATGATTTTTCAATTTAGAAAAGATATTGTCGATTTCTTTACTGGTAAGGGTAAGCGTGTGGATGTATTAGTCACAATTAAGAAAAAGTTAGGGATATACAAATGA
- a CDS encoding LCP family protein gives MDNKPQEPIHSRVELNREKHNKKKKVHIIIGIVLFLFLGLGIYASSVYLKAKNAFDKTYDPKTAVKQDSFSGKEPFNILLLGTDTGAFGRKEVRGNSDTMILVTVNPAKKKLSLMSIPRDTMARMIGTDNFSVHKINAAYNIGGAKMAMRTTSKVLNVPIKYYISMNMGGMRKIVDGVGGVTVTPPLTFTYDGYTFTKGKTVHLNGSQALAYSRMRYDDPKGDYGRQLRQREVIMSVLEHALSFNTLKNLDSILGSVSTSLRTNLTFDSMVKISKNYRKCTNNMSSDYLHGVGAMIGDASYQVMSDRELQRTSNIVRNDLGLDSMDIDNNETYQNSMNSQFDWNSGDSNQVYYIYDPYTDELWNGDRAY, from the coding sequence ATGGATAATAAGCCCCAAGAACCTATTCACTCAAGAGTTGAGTTGAATAGAGAAAAACATAATAAGAAAAAAAAGGTCCACATTATTATTGGGATAGTTTTATTTTTGTTTTTAGGACTTGGAATTTATGCAAGTTCCGTTTATTTAAAAGCAAAAAATGCTTTTGATAAAACTTATGATCCTAAAACGGCCGTCAAGCAGGATAGCTTTTCTGGTAAAGAACCTTTTAATATTCTGTTGTTAGGGACAGATACAGGAGCTTTCGGCAGAAAAGAAGTTCGTGGAAACTCGGATACCATGATTTTAGTGACCGTGAATCCGGCCAAAAAGAAACTTTCTTTAATGTCTATTCCGCGTGATACGATGGCCCGGATGATTGGTACGGACAATTTTAGTGTGCATAAAATTAATGCGGCTTATAATATTGGCGGAGCAAAGATGGCAATGCGGACCACAAGTAAAGTTCTCAATGTGCCAATAAAGTACTATATTTCGATGAATATGGGCGGCATGCGGAAGATTGTTGATGGTGTTGGTGGCGTTACGGTGACGCCACCATTGACCTTTACTTATGATGGCTATACCTTTACTAAAGGAAAAACAGTTCACTTAAATGGTAGTCAAGCTTTAGCTTACTCTAGAATGCGCTATGATGATCCTAAGGGAGATTACGGTCGTCAATTGAGACAGCGTGAGGTCATTATGTCCGTTTTAGAGCACGCACTATCCTTTAATACTCTCAAAAATTTAGATTCAATTTTAGGTTCAGTGTCTACTAGCCTGAGGACAAACTTAACTTTTGATTCAATGGTTAAGATTAGTAAAAACTATCGTAAATGTACTAATAATATGTCTAGTGACTACTTACATGGAGTAGGCGCAATGATTGGAGACGCTTCGTACCAAGTAATGTCTGATAGAGAATTACAAAGAACTTCAAATATTGTGAGAAATGATCTTGGGTTAGATTCGATGGATATTGATAATAATGAAACCTATCAAAATTCAATGAATTCTCAATTTGATTGGAACAGTGGTGACTCTAATCAGGTATACTACATATATGATCCGTATACGGATGAATTATGGAATGGAGATAGGGCGTACTAA